The proteins below come from a single Streptomyces tubercidicus genomic window:
- a CDS encoding SseB family protein — protein MYGYDQNAGAGQQQYGAPPPPPQQPAPGGYGEQPLYPEPSPPSLADAVRAFTTGSMSAEDFQGIFSTSKIYCPRGDNPGFLALHNTQQPVIPMFTSLKELRRYAGKESKYFVITGAEVLDLLPTGYGFVLDMEGDHRMVFDAKAVEQMVDFAMRRMYG, from the coding sequence ATGTACGGCTATGACCAGAACGCGGGTGCCGGGCAGCAGCAGTACGGAGCGCCGCCGCCCCCGCCGCAGCAACCGGCCCCCGGGGGTTACGGCGAGCAGCCGCTGTATCCCGAGCCGTCCCCGCCCTCCCTCGCCGACGCGGTGCGCGCCTTCACCACCGGCTCGATGTCGGCCGAGGACTTCCAGGGCATCTTCTCCACGTCCAAGATCTACTGCCCGCGCGGTGACAACCCCGGCTTCCTGGCGCTGCACAACACCCAGCAGCCGGTGATCCCGATGTTCACCTCGCTCAAGGAGCTGCGGCGGTACGCGGGCAAGGAGTCCAAGTACTTCGTGATCACCGGCGCCGAGGTGCTCGACCTGCTGCCGACCGGCTATGGCTTCGTCCTCGACATGGAGGGCGACCACCGGATGGTCTTCGACGCGAAGGCCGTGGAGCAGATGGTCGACTTCGCGATGCGGCGGATGTACGGCTAG